The Procambarus clarkii isolate CNS0578487 chromosome 7, FALCON_Pclarkii_2.0, whole genome shotgun sequence genome window below encodes:
- the LOC123761334 gene encoding uncharacterized protein isoform X1 has product MNVKMVAFSRKMKGKMAEINAKMKNKGYNPFGYDDSKNERRKVGTSTTPGIDHGKGGGVMALLKGLCCSCFSSDHHHPLLAASKSPVVTHRKISRVASTESLAKEGLELSECPNTNLTPHDKLMYARVLSRLNANSPATPTTHNGVTTLAKTTTQTVTAHHTGLPTHTLALSKSASSSSNQLFPSTTLPPSTSSQSILSASPNSHRRFPVTPSDSPRPERPSHTQRPTQLSLSIPAARSRGSITPTPSAGSPASTPTTPRSRSGSWGVVRAGFTSLMKAMTSHHRTDSSTTVAHPVHVPPDEDEDVCGGDKEVPQAACITPVVGGVSNPARECYGSLTLKIHSHQGRWVRVRVCQLAGLPWVGGSGELKLEVSVEPGSRTHWLDVPHSHGPNVIIKQDALVKTPRESKTKKKSVVKVSVWVRGRLWRYAAIGHALTPLTQPAEAVTLPLHHHTRMTDDLGVVEVSLRCDYADNEAVGPEQGEVVLTLEVLRSRILRLHHPSVLSKAAPSRKKDHVEVVCRVGLWVKGERIEKESSTPVQLPVTQDPVFRCRSVFVLHRDSLQHAAIILKVLYTSKWGVEDTVGRVQLGPLLYLGTSPCDTSQTPDYNTSITLSHWGQALKRPGPTTIWHHLQL; this is encoded by the exons ATGAACGTGAAGATGGTCGCGTTCTCAAGAAAG ATGAAGGGAAAGATGGCTGAAATTAACGCTAAGATGAAGAACAAAGGCTACAATCCCTTCGGTTATGACGACTCCAAGAACGAGCGACGAAAGGTAGGGACTTCGACTACCCCGGGTATTGATCACGGTAAAGGTGGAGGCGTGATGGCCCTGCTGAAGGGGTTATGCTGCTCCTGCTTCAGCTCCGATCACCACCACCCGCTCCTCGCCGCCTCCAAATCTCCCGTTGTCACCCACAGGAAGATATCACG GGTGGCGTCAACAGAGTCTCTGGCCAAGGAGGGCCTGGAGCTGTCTGAATGtccaaacaccaaccttaccccgCACGACAAACTGATGTACGCCCGCGTCTTAAGTCGTCTTAACGCCAACTCTCCCGCCACTCCCACCACCCACAATG GGGTGACGACGCTGGCCAAGACAACGACACAAACAGTGACCGCCCACCACACCGGCCTCCCGACCCACACGCTCGCACTCTCCAAAAGTGCTTCCAGCAGCTCCAACCAACTGTTCCCGTCGACGACTCTGCCGCCCAGTACCTCCTCCCAGTCCATATTGTCTGCAAGTCCAAACAGCCACCGTCGCTTTCCTGTTACACCTTCAGACAGCCCACGCCCAGAGCGCCCATCACACACCCAACGTCCCACtcaactctctctctccatcccagcCGCCCGTAGCAGGGGCAGCATTACGCCCACGCCCTCGGCTGGGTCACCAGCCAGCACTCCAACGACTCCAAGGAGCCGGTCAGGTAGCTGGGGTGTAGTACGGGCGGGCTTCACCAGCTTGATGAAGGCAATGACTTCTCACCACCGCACTGACTCATCCACAACCGTCGCACATCCGG TGCATGTTCCCCCAGACGAGGATGAGGACGTGTGTGGAGGGGACAAGGAGGTGCCTCAAGCAGCGTGCATCACACCAGTGGTGGGAGGCGTCAGCAATCCGGCCCGGGAGTGTTACGGTTCCCTCACTCTCAAGATTCACAGTCATCAGGGGCGCTG GGTGCGAGTACGCGTGTGCCAGCTGGCCGGACTACCGTGGGTGGGCGGGTCCGGGGAGCTGAAGCTGGAGGTGAGTGTGGAGCCCGGGAGCCGCACCCACTGGCTCGATGTTCCCCATTCCCACGGTCCCAACGTCATCATTAAG CAAGATGCGCTGGTGAAGACACCCAGGGAGAGCAAGACCAAGAAGAAAAGTGTAGTGAAGGTGTCAGTGTGGGTCCGTGGCCGCCTGTGGCGATATGCAGCCATCGGCCACGCCCTCACGCCCCTCACTCAGCCCGCGGAGGCGGTCACCCTTCCACTCCATCACCACACACGG ATGACTGATGACTTGGGTGTAGTGGAGGTTAGTCTGCGGTGTGATTACGCGGACAACGAGGCTGTTGGACCTGAGCAGGGTGAGGTCGTTCTCACCCTCGAAGTCCTCAGATCAAGGATCCTGCGGCTGCACCACCCCAGTGTGCTCTCGAAAGCTGCCCCCTCCAGGAAGAAAG ATCACGTGGAGGTTGTGTGTCGTGTGGGACTATGGGtgaagggagagaggatagagaaaGAATCGTCGACGCCCGTCCAGCTGCCGGTGACACAAGACCCGGTGTTTCGGTGCCGCTCAGTCTTTGTCTTACACCGGGACAGCCTGCAGCACGCCGCCATCATCCTCAAG GTGCTGTACACGTCCAAGTGGGGTGTTGAAGACACTGTGGGCAGGGTGCAGCTGGGTCCGCTGCTGTACCTGGGCACCTCTCCCTGCGACACCAGCCAGACACCAGACTACAACACCTCCATCACCCTCTCTCACTGGGGCCAGGCGCTCAAGAGGCCCGGTCCCACTACCATATGGCACCACCTTCAGCTCTGA
- the LOC123761334 gene encoding uncharacterized protein isoform X2, which translates to MNVKMVAFSRKMKGKMAEINAKMKNKGYNPFGYDDSKNERRKVGTSTTPGIDHGKGGGVMALLKGLCCSCFSSDHHHPLLAASKSPVVTHRKISRVASTESLAKEGLELSECPNTNLTPHDKLMYARVLSRLNANSPATPTTHNGVTTLAKTTTQTVTAHHTGLPTHTLALSKSASSSSNQLFPSTTLPPSTSSQSILSASPNSHRRFPVTPSDSPRPERPSHTQRPTQLSLSIPAARSRGSITPTPSAGSPASTPTTPRSRSGSWGVVRAGFTSLMKAMTSHHRTDSSTTVAHPDEDEDVCGGDKEVPQAACITPVVGGVSNPARECYGSLTLKIHSHQGRWVRVRVCQLAGLPWVGGSGELKLEVSVEPGSRTHWLDVPHSHGPNVIIKQDALVKTPRESKTKKKSVVKVSVWVRGRLWRYAAIGHALTPLTQPAEAVTLPLHHHTRMTDDLGVVEVSLRCDYADNEAVGPEQGEVVLTLEVLRSRILRLHHPSVLSKAAPSRKKDHVEVVCRVGLWVKGERIEKESSTPVQLPVTQDPVFRCRSVFVLHRDSLQHAAIILKVLYTSKWGVEDTVGRVQLGPLLYLGTSPCDTSQTPDYNTSITLSHWGQALKRPGPTTIWHHLQL; encoded by the exons ATGAACGTGAAGATGGTCGCGTTCTCAAGAAAG ATGAAGGGAAAGATGGCTGAAATTAACGCTAAGATGAAGAACAAAGGCTACAATCCCTTCGGTTATGACGACTCCAAGAACGAGCGACGAAAGGTAGGGACTTCGACTACCCCGGGTATTGATCACGGTAAAGGTGGAGGCGTGATGGCCCTGCTGAAGGGGTTATGCTGCTCCTGCTTCAGCTCCGATCACCACCACCCGCTCCTCGCCGCCTCCAAATCTCCCGTTGTCACCCACAGGAAGATATCACG GGTGGCGTCAACAGAGTCTCTGGCCAAGGAGGGCCTGGAGCTGTCTGAATGtccaaacaccaaccttaccccgCACGACAAACTGATGTACGCCCGCGTCTTAAGTCGTCTTAACGCCAACTCTCCCGCCACTCCCACCACCCACAATG GGGTGACGACGCTGGCCAAGACAACGACACAAACAGTGACCGCCCACCACACCGGCCTCCCGACCCACACGCTCGCACTCTCCAAAAGTGCTTCCAGCAGCTCCAACCAACTGTTCCCGTCGACGACTCTGCCGCCCAGTACCTCCTCCCAGTCCATATTGTCTGCAAGTCCAAACAGCCACCGTCGCTTTCCTGTTACACCTTCAGACAGCCCACGCCCAGAGCGCCCATCACACACCCAACGTCCCACtcaactctctctctccatcccagcCGCCCGTAGCAGGGGCAGCATTACGCCCACGCCCTCGGCTGGGTCACCAGCCAGCACTCCAACGACTCCAAGGAGCCGGTCAGGTAGCTGGGGTGTAGTACGGGCGGGCTTCACCAGCTTGATGAAGGCAATGACTTCTCACCACCGCACTGACTCATCCACAACCGTCGCACATCCGG ACGAGGATGAGGACGTGTGTGGAGGGGACAAGGAGGTGCCTCAAGCAGCGTGCATCACACCAGTGGTGGGAGGCGTCAGCAATCCGGCCCGGGAGTGTTACGGTTCCCTCACTCTCAAGATTCACAGTCATCAGGGGCGCTG GGTGCGAGTACGCGTGTGCCAGCTGGCCGGACTACCGTGGGTGGGCGGGTCCGGGGAGCTGAAGCTGGAGGTGAGTGTGGAGCCCGGGAGCCGCACCCACTGGCTCGATGTTCCCCATTCCCACGGTCCCAACGTCATCATTAAG CAAGATGCGCTGGTGAAGACACCCAGGGAGAGCAAGACCAAGAAGAAAAGTGTAGTGAAGGTGTCAGTGTGGGTCCGTGGCCGCCTGTGGCGATATGCAGCCATCGGCCACGCCCTCACGCCCCTCACTCAGCCCGCGGAGGCGGTCACCCTTCCACTCCATCACCACACACGG ATGACTGATGACTTGGGTGTAGTGGAGGTTAGTCTGCGGTGTGATTACGCGGACAACGAGGCTGTTGGACCTGAGCAGGGTGAGGTCGTTCTCACCCTCGAAGTCCTCAGATCAAGGATCCTGCGGCTGCACCACCCCAGTGTGCTCTCGAAAGCTGCCCCCTCCAGGAAGAAAG ATCACGTGGAGGTTGTGTGTCGTGTGGGACTATGGGtgaagggagagaggatagagaaaGAATCGTCGACGCCCGTCCAGCTGCCGGTGACACAAGACCCGGTGTTTCGGTGCCGCTCAGTCTTTGTCTTACACCGGGACAGCCTGCAGCACGCCGCCATCATCCTCAAG GTGCTGTACACGTCCAAGTGGGGTGTTGAAGACACTGTGGGCAGGGTGCAGCTGGGTCCGCTGCTGTACCTGGGCACCTCTCCCTGCGACACCAGCCAGACACCAGACTACAACACCTCCATCACCCTCTCTCACTGGGGCCAGGCGCTCAAGAGGCCCGGTCCCACTACCATATGGCACCACCTTCAGCTCTGA
- the LOC123761334 gene encoding uncharacterized protein isoform X3: MNVKMVAFSRKMKGKMAEINAKMKNKGYNPFGYDDSKNERRKVGTSTTPGIDHGKGGGVMALLKGLCCSCFSSDHHHPLLAASKSPVVTHRKISRVASTESLAKEGLELSECPNTNLTPHDKLMYARVLSRLNANSPATPTTHNDEDEDVCGGDKEVPQAACITPVVGGVSNPARECYGSLTLKIHSHQGRWVRVRVCQLAGLPWVGGSGELKLEVSVEPGSRTHWLDVPHSHGPNVIIKQDALVKTPRESKTKKKSVVKVSVWVRGRLWRYAAIGHALTPLTQPAEAVTLPLHHHTRMTDDLGVVEVSLRCDYADNEAVGPEQGEVVLTLEVLRSRILRLHHPSVLSKAAPSRKKDHVEVVCRVGLWVKGERIEKESSTPVQLPVTQDPVFRCRSVFVLHRDSLQHAAIILKVLYTSKWGVEDTVGRVQLGPLLYLGTSPCDTSQTPDYNTSITLSHWGQALKRPGPTTIWHHLQL; encoded by the exons ATGAACGTGAAGATGGTCGCGTTCTCAAGAAAG ATGAAGGGAAAGATGGCTGAAATTAACGCTAAGATGAAGAACAAAGGCTACAATCCCTTCGGTTATGACGACTCCAAGAACGAGCGACGAAAGGTAGGGACTTCGACTACCCCGGGTATTGATCACGGTAAAGGTGGAGGCGTGATGGCCCTGCTGAAGGGGTTATGCTGCTCCTGCTTCAGCTCCGATCACCACCACCCGCTCCTCGCCGCCTCCAAATCTCCCGTTGTCACCCACAGGAAGATATCACG GGTGGCGTCAACAGAGTCTCTGGCCAAGGAGGGCCTGGAGCTGTCTGAATGtccaaacaccaaccttaccccgCACGACAAACTGATGTACGCCCGCGTCTTAAGTCGTCTTAACGCCAACTCTCCCGCCACTCCCACCACCCACAATG ACGAGGATGAGGACGTGTGTGGAGGGGACAAGGAGGTGCCTCAAGCAGCGTGCATCACACCAGTGGTGGGAGGCGTCAGCAATCCGGCCCGGGAGTGTTACGGTTCCCTCACTCTCAAGATTCACAGTCATCAGGGGCGCTG GGTGCGAGTACGCGTGTGCCAGCTGGCCGGACTACCGTGGGTGGGCGGGTCCGGGGAGCTGAAGCTGGAGGTGAGTGTGGAGCCCGGGAGCCGCACCCACTGGCTCGATGTTCCCCATTCCCACGGTCCCAACGTCATCATTAAG CAAGATGCGCTGGTGAAGACACCCAGGGAGAGCAAGACCAAGAAGAAAAGTGTAGTGAAGGTGTCAGTGTGGGTCCGTGGCCGCCTGTGGCGATATGCAGCCATCGGCCACGCCCTCACGCCCCTCACTCAGCCCGCGGAGGCGGTCACCCTTCCACTCCATCACCACACACGG ATGACTGATGACTTGGGTGTAGTGGAGGTTAGTCTGCGGTGTGATTACGCGGACAACGAGGCTGTTGGACCTGAGCAGGGTGAGGTCGTTCTCACCCTCGAAGTCCTCAGATCAAGGATCCTGCGGCTGCACCACCCCAGTGTGCTCTCGAAAGCTGCCCCCTCCAGGAAGAAAG ATCACGTGGAGGTTGTGTGTCGTGTGGGACTATGGGtgaagggagagaggatagagaaaGAATCGTCGACGCCCGTCCAGCTGCCGGTGACACAAGACCCGGTGTTTCGGTGCCGCTCAGTCTTTGTCTTACACCGGGACAGCCTGCAGCACGCCGCCATCATCCTCAAG GTGCTGTACACGTCCAAGTGGGGTGTTGAAGACACTGTGGGCAGGGTGCAGCTGGGTCCGCTGCTGTACCTGGGCACCTCTCCCTGCGACACCAGCCAGACACCAGACTACAACACCTCCATCACCCTCTCTCACTGGGGCCAGGCGCTCAAGAGGCCCGGTCCCACTACCATATGGCACCACCTTCAGCTCTGA